A single genomic interval of Arachis duranensis cultivar V14167 chromosome 7, aradu.V14167.gnm2.J7QH, whole genome shotgun sequence harbors:
- the LOC107496311 gene encoding LOW QUALITY PROTEIN: 65-kDa microtubule-associated protein 1 (The sequence of the model RefSeq protein was modified relative to this genomic sequence to represent the inferred CDS: substituted 2 bases at 2 genomic stop codons), giving the protein MAVTEAHNPLVGENTCGSLLKKLQVTXFMLFFFFFHVCNHXYVYVCSNRIVMLAYLLSALGEKSSALVPESTSGTIKEQLAAIAPILEQLWQQKEERIKEFSDVQSQIQKICGEIAGNLSLSENPPAINQSDLSLKKLDEYQSELQELQKEKSERLHKVLEFVSTVHDLCAVLGMDFFSTVTEVHPSLDDSTGVQSKSISNDTLARLAKTVLTLKEDKKQRLQKLQELASQLTDLWNLMDTHPEERRLFDHVTCNMSASVDEVNVPGSLALDLIEQAEVEVERLDQLKASRMKEIAFKKQAELEEIFARAHVEIDPEAAREKIMEMIDSGNVEPAELLADMDNQIAKAKEEALSRRDILDKVEKWMSACEEESWLEDYNRDENRYNASRGAHLNLKRAEKARILVNKIPALVDTLVAKTRAWEEDHDMSFAYDGVPLLAMLDEYAMLRHEREEERRRMRDQKKYHEQQSTEQDSVFGSRPSPARPVSAKKGGTRANGGANGTPNRRLSLNTHQNGSRSTSKDSKRDNHRLSAPVNYVAISKEDGASLVSGTEPIPASP; this is encoded by the exons ATGGCAGTGACAGAAGCTCATAATCCCCTTGTTGGAGAGAACACCTGTGGTTCCTTGCTAAAGAAGCTGCAGGTAACTTAAttcatgctttttttttttttttttcatgtgtGTAATCACTGATATGTGTATGTATGTTCAAACAGAATTGTAATGCTGGCTTATCTTCTATCGGCTCTTGGCGAAAAGAGCTCTGCCTTAGTT CCTGAAAGCACTTCTGGAACTATCAAGGAACAGCTTGCAGCTATTGCACCGATACTCGAACAATTGTGgcaacaaaaagaagaaagaataaaggAGTTCTCAGATGTGCAATCACAGATCCAGAAGATATGTGGAGAGATAGCTGGCAATTTGAGTCTCAGCGAGAATCCACCTGCAATCAATCAATCTGACCTCTCTCTGAAGAAGCTAGATGAATATCAATCTGAGCTCCAAGAACTTCAAAAGGAAAAG AGTGAGAGGTTGCACAAGGTTCTTGAATTTGTGAGTACTGTGCATGATCTATGTGCTGTCCTAGGTATGGACTTCTTCAGTACTGTAACCGAGGTACACCCGAGCCTCGATGATTCTACCGGTGTTCAATCCAAAAGCATAAGCAATGACACTCTAGCTAGGCTGGCTAAGACAGTGTTGACACTGAAGGAAGATAAAAAGCAAAGGCTGCAGAAG CTCCAAGAATTGGCTTCTCAGTTAACTGATCTGTGGAATCTAATGGATACGCATCCGGAGGAAAGGAGACTATTCGACCATGTTACTTGCAATATGTCAGCTTCAGTAGATGAGGTCAATGTTCCCGGGTCCCTTGCACTAGATTTGATTGAGCAG GCCGAAGTGGAAGTCGAGAGGCTTGATCAGCTGAAGGCCAGCAGGATGAAGGAAATTGCTTTCAAGAAGCAAGCAGAACTGGAAGAGATCTTTGCCCGGGCTCATGTCGAAATAGATCCGGAAGCAGCCCGGGAGAAGATTATGGAAATGATCGATTCTGGTAATGTCGAACCGGCTGAATTACTTGCTGACATGGATAATCAAATAGCAAAAGCTAAAGAAGAAGCTTTAAGCCGAAGAGATATATTAGACAAGGTTGAGAAATGGATGTCAGCATGTGAAGAAGAGAGTTGGCTTGAAGATTACAATCGG GATGAAAACAGGTACAATGCAAGCAGAGGTGCCCATTTGAACCTCAAACGTGCAGAGAAAGCTCGCATACTTGTCAACAAAATTCCGG CCTTGGTTGATACTTTGGTTGCCAAAACTCGTGCATGGGAAGAAGATCATGACATGTCATTCGCATACGACGGCGTTCCTCTTCTCGCCATGCTAGACGAATATGCCATGCTTAGGCacgagagagaagaggaaaggCGAAGGATGCGG GATCAGAAGAAGTACCATGAGCAGCAAAGCACAGAACAAGATTCTGTATTTGGATCAAGACCGAGCCCTGCTCGGCCGGTGAGTGCCAAGAAGGGAGGTACTCGAGCTAACGGCGGAGCCAACGGGACTCCTAACCGAAGGCTGTCACTCAATACTCATCAAAATGGAAGCCGGTCGACATCAAAAGACTCGAAAAGAGATAATCATAGACTATCTGCACCTGTGAATTATGTGGCCATATCAAAAGAAGATGGTGCTTCTCTGGTCTCTGGAACTGAACCCATCCCTGCGTCTCCCTAG
- the LOC107496369 gene encoding phosphatidate cytidylyltransferase 1-like, translating to MSSTPKHLRNISTSSMRDINNEFHNCNSPRTPGFIRQRRPSHSNEIPAEISKLNGTNHLLIDDKAKYKSMWIRAHSSLWMLLSLLLLIYLGHLYMWAMVVVIQIFMAHELFNLLRKANTNNQDKRLPKFKFLNWHFFFTAMLYVYGRILSQQLVNTVSSDKFLYRLVSNVIKYQMVICYFLYIAGFVWFILSLRKRYYKYQFGQYAWIHMILIVVFAQSAFTVANIFEGIFWFLFPAGLIAMNDVAAYFFGFFFGRTPLIKLSPKKTWEGFIGASVATMIAAFAFANFLGRFQWLTCPRKDLSTGWLKCDPDPIFKPEYIPLPTLIAQWLPWKEIAVLPVQWHALWMGLFASIIAPFGGFFASGFKRAFKIKDFGDSIPGHGGVTDRMDCQMVMAVFVYIYYQSFIAPHDYSVEMVLGQVLRNLDMEEQHALYNKLGQVLRERRFIQD from the exons ATGTCTTCCACTCCAAAACATCTCCGAAATATCTCTACATCATCAATGAGAGATATCAATAATGAATTCCATAACTGTAATTCTCCAAGAACTCCAGGTTTTATTCGCCAACGAAGGCCTTCACACTCAAACGAG ATTCCTGCAGAGATAAGCAAATTAAATGGGACTAACCATTTGCTTATCGATGACAAAGCTAAGTACAAGTCAATGTGGATACGTGCACACTCATCACTATGGATGCTTTTAAGTCTCTTACTTCTCATATACTTGGGTCATCTTTACATGTGGGCCATGGTGGTTGTTATTCAAATCTTTATGGCACATGAACTCTTCAATCTACTAAGGAAGGCTAATACTAATAATCAAGATAAACGTCTCCCTAAGTTTAAGTTCTTGAACTG GCATTTTTTCTTCACAGCAATGCTATACGTATATGGGCGTATTCTGAGTCAGCAACTTGTGAATACAGTTTCATCAGATAAATTCCTATATAGACTTGTCAGCAACGTCATCAAGTATCAGATGGTTATATGTTACTTCCTATATATTGCAG GTTTTGTATGGTTTATTCTTTCACTAAGGAAGAGATATTACAAGTACCAATTTGGTCAATATGCATGGATTCATATGATACTCATTGTTGTGTTTGCCCAATCAGCATTCACTGTAGCCAACATATTTGAAGGCATATTCTG GTTTCTTTTCCCTGCAGGGCTAATTGCTATGAATGATGTTGCTGCATATTTCTTTGGTTTCTTTTTTGGGAGGACACCTCTTATAAAGCTTTCTCCAAAGAAAACATGGGAAGGTTTCATTGGAGCTTCTGTTGCCACCATGATTGCTGCATTTGCG TTTGCTAACTTCTTGGGTCGCTTCCAGTGGCTAACATGTCCAAGGAAG GACTTATCAACTGGTTGGCTTAAGTGTGACCCTGATCCAATATTTAAGCCAGAGTACATTCCTTTACCAACATTAATTGCTCAAtgg CTTCCTTGGAAAGAGATAGCAGTTTTGCCAGTACAGTGGCATGCCTTGTGGATGGGACTATTTGCCTCCATTATAGCACCATTTGGAGGATTTTTTGCAAGTGGTTTCAAAAGAGCTTTCAAAATCAAG GACTTTGGAGACAGTATACCTGGACATGGTGGAGTCACTGACAGAATGGATTGCCAG ATGGTAATGGCTGTTTTTGTCTACATCTACTATCAATCATTCATTGCTCCCCATGACTATTCAGTTGAGATGGTTTTAGGCCAG GTATTGAGGAACCTTGATATGGAGGAGCAACATGCTCTTTACAACAAGCTGGGGCAGGTATTAAGAGAAAGGCGTTTCATTCAAGATTGA
- the LOC107496368 gene encoding trigger factor-like protein TIG, Chloroplastic has product MELCSRTLTTLLHRTSPSSSSHSLLRATTCNYATPSKSSNYFNLSSSSSSHYHNHHVLHHFQQPPFLFHHHHGSFSSFIVSASSSSSSSSSSSSSSSSVAASSTEEKMDRLPAELNVTETQEPNSRVRLQVEVPPVVCEDCYKRVISEFTKQAKVPGFRPGKPVPESILVGYVGRKNVQKATIESILRRTLPHAMTSVTRKALPDSVRIVTKFSELEKTYSSQGSLRYDVLADIVPEIKWVPDNGYKNLKIVVEIDSDIDAQKASEQEFKRRHKSIGALKVVADRGLQVGDVVVIDISATTIDQDESKIKNIPSAESKGFNFDTEDGYRILPGFLDSIIGIRPGETKSFPLVFPETWNQENLRGVHAQFTVECKELFYRDLPELDDSIADKLIPGCTTVQQVRDLLLQRCQEVEQSAREQATDNAILDQISKMVEVDIPQSLFEEQGRQLYGASLLEIQAKMNLNDQQLASLSSQKAVNEYLEHQKDNIRNLIKQNLAVGDIYRRENLQFSTEDLVKEVENSITEFKRQNQEYDEERVKDQVQEILEGAKVLEWLREHAEIQYVTR; this is encoded by the exons ATGGAGCTCTGTTCTCGAACCTTAACAACTCTTCTTCATCGCActtccccttcttcttcttctcactcTCTTCTTCGTGCAACTACTTGTAACTATGCAACACCTTCCAAATCCAGCAACTACTTCAAcctctcatcatcatcatcatctcattatcataatcatcatgtTCTTCACCACTTCCAACAACCACCCTTTCTCTTTCACCATCATCACGGTAGTTTTTCTTCCTTCATTGtttcagcttcttcttcttcttcttcttcttcttcttcttcttcttcttcttcttcggtgGCTGCTTCTTCCACAGAAGAGAAAATGGACCGTCTTCCGGCAGAGTTGAACGTCACCGAAACACAAGAACCCAATTCCAGA GTTAGACTTCAAGTGGAGGTGCCACCAGTTGTCTGTGAGGATTGTTACAAAAGGGTCATATCTGAGTTTACAAAGCAAGCAAAG GTCCCTGGATTCCGCCCCGGAAAGCCGGTTCCAGAAAGTATTCTTGTCGGTTATGTCGGGCGCAAAAATGTTCAGAAGGCCACAATCGAATCTATATTGAGGAGAACACTTCCACATGCTATGACTTCA GTTACCAGAAAGGCTTTGCCGGACTCTGTGCGTATAGTGACTAAATTTTCTGAGTTGGAGAAAACATATTCTTCTCAAGGGAGTCTTAG ATATGATGTCCTTGCTGATATTGTACCTGAAATCAAATGGGTTCCTGATAATGGATACAAGAATCtgaaaattgttgttgaaatagACAGTGATATTGATGCTCAGAAAGCATCTGAACAAGAATTCAAAAGGCGTCACAAATCCATTGGTGCGCTGAAGGTTGTTGCTGACAGAGGACTACAG GTTGGTGATGTTGTTGTCATTGACATCTCGGCAACAACCATTGACCAAGATGAATCAAAGATTAAAAATATTCCTTCTGCTGAAAGTAAAG GATTTAACTTCGATACAGAAGATGGTTACAGAATATTGCCCGGTTTCCTTGATTCTATAATTGGAATTCGTCCAGGTGAAACAAAGTCATTTCCTCTTGTGTTTCCTGAAACATGGAATCAAGAAAATCTCCGTGGTGTTCATGCTCAGTTTACT GTTGAATGCAAAGAACTATTTTACAGAGATTTGCCGGAACTGGATGATTCTATTGCTGATAAGCTTATCCCTGGATGCACCACAGTGCAACAG GTCAGAGACCTATTGTTGCAGAGATGTCAAGAGGTGGAGCAATCAGCTAGAGAACAAGCAACTGATAATGCTATATTAGATCAGATTTCCAAG ATGGTAGAAGTTGATATACCTCAATCCTTGTTTGAGGAACAAGGTAGACAGCTATATGGAGCCAGCCTTTTAGAAATACAG GCGAAAATGAATCTAAATGACCAGCAATTGGCTTCTCTGTCAAGTCAAAAGgctgtgaatgaatatcttgagCATCAGAAGGACAATATAAGAAATTTGATAAAACAGAATCTGGCCGTCGGTGATATATATAGGCGCGAAAATCTGCAG TTCTCCACTGAGGACCTTGTCAAGGAGGTTGAGAATTCCATCACCGAATTCAAACGTCAAAATCAAGAATATGACGAGGAAAGGGTAAAGGATCAG GTCCAAGAAATACTAGAAGGAGCTAAGGTGCTTGAATGGTTGAGAGAACATGCAGAGATTCAGTATGTAACCAGATGA
- the LOC107496373 gene encoding grpE protein homolog 2, mitochondrial isoform X2 translates to MFVYKVLYRVSRTISRSSTLLSASQRHPQHFSTFSNHFHSLLPQSQTKVQANLLYPPINPSLAPRFGFSSSASPDEKEKANNVGDSTNDDPAKTRVDEKEIDQGEQAKGADQREESGSASDSQSQTPKRRRKSSKRVAFSDSDSDIESEDLSRDDLIKLVAEKEELLNLKHKEIEKMQDKVLRTYAEMENVMDRTRRESENSKKFAIQNFAKSLLDVADNLGRASSVVKESFSKIDASNDSSESVKLLKTLLEGVEMTDKQLSEVLKKFGVEKFDPTNEPFDPNMHNAIFQVPDSSKPPGTVAAVLKAGYKLYDRVIRPAEVGVTQGVEEDKNAAE, encoded by the exons ATGTTCGTCTACAAGGTTCTATACCGTGTTTCCAGAACCATTTCCCGAAGCTCCACGCTTCTCTCTGCTTCGCAAAGGCACCCCCAACACTTTTCAACCTTCTCCAATCACTTCCATTCCCTCCTTCCCCAATCGCAAACCAAG GTTCAAGCCAATTTGTTATATCCACCAATAAATCCTTCTCTGGCTCCaagatttggattttcttcatcAGCATCACCTGACGAAAAGGAAAAGGCAAATAATGTGGGAGATTCTACAAATGATGACCCTGCCAAAACAAGGGTGGATGAGAAGGAAATTGATCAGGGTGAACAAGCCAAAGGTGCTGATCAAAGAGAAGAATCAGGTTCTGCTTCTGATTCTCAATCTCAAACCCccaaaaggaggagaaaaagtTCTAAACGAGTTGCATTTTCTGATTCAGATTCTGATATAGAGAGTGAAGATCTATCAAGGGATGATTTAATTAAGCTTGTTGCTGAGAAGGAAGAACTTTTGAATTTGAAGCACAAAGAGATTGAGAAAATGCAGGATAAAGTTCTGCGTACTTATGCAGAGATGGAGAATGTCATGGACAGAACTAGACGTGAATCAgagaattcaaaaaaatttgccATACAG AATTTCGCAAAGAGCTTACTAGATGTTGCGGACAACTTGGGAAGAGCTTCCTCTGTTGTAAAGGAAAGCTTTTCAAAGATTGATGCATCAAACGACTCCTCCGAGTCCGTAAAACTCTTGAAAACACTTTTGGAAGGTGTTGAAATGACAGACAAGCAACTCTCAGAG GTACTTaaaaagtttggtgttgaaaaattCGATCCTACAAATGAGCCCTTTGATCCAAATATGCACAATGCCATCTTCCAAGTTCCTGACAGCTCCAAGCCTCCAGGCACCGTTGCTGCTGTTCTCAAG GCAGGATATAAGCTTTATGATCGCGTTATTCGCCCGGCCGAAGTTGGTGTAACCCAAGGTGTGGAGGAGGATAAGAATGCAGCTGAATGA
- the LOC107496373 gene encoding grpE protein homolog 2, mitochondrial isoform X3 — protein MFVYKVLYRVSRTISRSSTLLSASQRHPQHFSTFSNHFHSLLPQSQTKPIQVQANLLYPPINPSLAPRFGFSSSASPDEKEKANNVGDSTNDDPAKTRVDEKEIDQGEQAKGADQREESDSDIESEDLSRDDLIKLVAEKEELLNLKHKEIEKMQDKVLRTYAEMENVMDRTRRESENSKKFAIQNFAKSLLDVADNLGRASSVVKESFSKIDASNDSSESVKLLKTLLEGVEMTDKQLSEVLKKFGVEKFDPTNEPFDPNMHNAIFQVPDSSKPPGTVAAVLKAGYKLYDRVIRPAEVGVTQGVEEDKNAAE, from the exons ATGTTCGTCTACAAGGTTCTATACCGTGTTTCCAGAACCATTTCCCGAAGCTCCACGCTTCTCTCTGCTTCGCAAAGGCACCCCCAACACTTTTCAACCTTCTCCAATCACTTCCATTCCCTCCTTCCCCAATCGCAAACCAAG CCTATTCAGGTTCAAGCCAATTTGTTATATCCACCAATAAATCCTTCTCTGGCTCCaagatttggattttcttcatcAGCATCACCTGACGAAAAGGAAAAGGCAAATAATGTGGGAGATTCTACAAATGATGACCCTGCCAAAACAAGGGTGGATGAGAAGGAAATTGATCAGGGTGAACAAGCCAAAGGTGCTGATCAAAGAGAAGAATCAG ATTCTGATATAGAGAGTGAAGATCTATCAAGGGATGATTTAATTAAGCTTGTTGCTGAGAAGGAAGAACTTTTGAATTTGAAGCACAAAGAGATTGAGAAAATGCAGGATAAAGTTCTGCGTACTTATGCAGAGATGGAGAATGTCATGGACAGAACTAGACGTGAATCAgagaattcaaaaaaatttgccATACAG AATTTCGCAAAGAGCTTACTAGATGTTGCGGACAACTTGGGAAGAGCTTCCTCTGTTGTAAAGGAAAGCTTTTCAAAGATTGATGCATCAAACGACTCCTCCGAGTCCGTAAAACTCTTGAAAACACTTTTGGAAGGTGTTGAAATGACAGACAAGCAACTCTCAGAG GTACTTaaaaagtttggtgttgaaaaattCGATCCTACAAATGAGCCCTTTGATCCAAATATGCACAATGCCATCTTCCAAGTTCCTGACAGCTCCAAGCCTCCAGGCACCGTTGCTGCTGTTCTCAAG GCAGGATATAAGCTTTATGATCGCGTTATTCGCCCGGCCGAAGTTGGTGTAACCCAAGGTGTGGAGGAGGATAAGAATGCAGCTGAATGA
- the LOC107496373 gene encoding grpE protein homolog 2, mitochondrial isoform X1: MFVYKVLYRVSRTISRSSTLLSASQRHPQHFSTFSNHFHSLLPQSQTKPIQVQANLLYPPINPSLAPRFGFSSSASPDEKEKANNVGDSTNDDPAKTRVDEKEIDQGEQAKGADQREESGSASDSQSQTPKRRRKSSKRVAFSDSDSDIESEDLSRDDLIKLVAEKEELLNLKHKEIEKMQDKVLRTYAEMENVMDRTRRESENSKKFAIQNFAKSLLDVADNLGRASSVVKESFSKIDASNDSSESVKLLKTLLEGVEMTDKQLSEVLKKFGVEKFDPTNEPFDPNMHNAIFQVPDSSKPPGTVAAVLKAGYKLYDRVIRPAEVGVTQGVEEDKNAAE; encoded by the exons ATGTTCGTCTACAAGGTTCTATACCGTGTTTCCAGAACCATTTCCCGAAGCTCCACGCTTCTCTCTGCTTCGCAAAGGCACCCCCAACACTTTTCAACCTTCTCCAATCACTTCCATTCCCTCCTTCCCCAATCGCAAACCAAG CCTATTCAGGTTCAAGCCAATTTGTTATATCCACCAATAAATCCTTCTCTGGCTCCaagatttggattttcttcatcAGCATCACCTGACGAAAAGGAAAAGGCAAATAATGTGGGAGATTCTACAAATGATGACCCTGCCAAAACAAGGGTGGATGAGAAGGAAATTGATCAGGGTGAACAAGCCAAAGGTGCTGATCAAAGAGAAGAATCAGGTTCTGCTTCTGATTCTCAATCTCAAACCCccaaaaggaggagaaaaagtTCTAAACGAGTTGCATTTTCTGATTCAGATTCTGATATAGAGAGTGAAGATCTATCAAGGGATGATTTAATTAAGCTTGTTGCTGAGAAGGAAGAACTTTTGAATTTGAAGCACAAAGAGATTGAGAAAATGCAGGATAAAGTTCTGCGTACTTATGCAGAGATGGAGAATGTCATGGACAGAACTAGACGTGAATCAgagaattcaaaaaaatttgccATACAG AATTTCGCAAAGAGCTTACTAGATGTTGCGGACAACTTGGGAAGAGCTTCCTCTGTTGTAAAGGAAAGCTTTTCAAAGATTGATGCATCAAACGACTCCTCCGAGTCCGTAAAACTCTTGAAAACACTTTTGGAAGGTGTTGAAATGACAGACAAGCAACTCTCAGAG GTACTTaaaaagtttggtgttgaaaaattCGATCCTACAAATGAGCCCTTTGATCCAAATATGCACAATGCCATCTTCCAAGTTCCTGACAGCTCCAAGCCTCCAGGCACCGTTGCTGCTGTTCTCAAG GCAGGATATAAGCTTTATGATCGCGTTATTCGCCCGGCCGAAGTTGGTGTAACCCAAGGTGTGGAGGAGGATAAGAATGCAGCTGAATGA
- the LOC107496336 gene encoding EH domain-containing protein 1 isoform X1: MFVYMVLSRHVSKTISRSSTLLSASLRSQHLSTFSDHFQSLLPQSQSEVSPSSVTSIIDGLKKLYIQKLKPLEVTYRFNDFVFPLLTNSDFEAKPMVMLLGQYSTGKTTFIKHLLKSNYPGAHIGPEPTTDRFVAIMSGPDERTIPGNTVAVQADMPFSGLTSFGTAFLSKFECAQMPHPLLDQITLVDSPGVLSGEKQRTQRSYDFTGVTSWFAAKCDLILLLFDPHKLDISDEFKRVISSLRGHDDKVRVVLNKADQVDTQQLMRVYGALMWSLGKVLNTPEVTRVYIGSFIDKPVNDAAGGPIGRELFEKEQDDLLSDLKDIPKMACDRRINEFVKRARAAKIHACIISHLKNEMPVLMGKAKAQERLIDNLASEFVKVQREFHLPPGDFPDIEHFREILSGFNIDNFERLKPKMIQAVDDMLAYDIPNLLKNFKSTYD, translated from the exons ATGTTCGTGTACATGGTTTTATCCCGCCACGTGTCAAAAACCATTTCTCGAAGCTCAACGCTTCTCTCTGCTTCGCTGAGGTCCCAACACTTATCCACCTTCTCCGATCACTTCCAATCCCTACTTCCCCAATCGCAGAGCGAG GTCTCACCTTCCTCTGTGACCTCAATAATTGATGGCTTGAAGAAACTCTACATCCAGAAGTTGAAGCCATTAGAAGTTACATATCGTTTTAATGATTTTGTATTCCCATTATTG ACAAATAGTGATTTTGAAGCCAAGCCAATGGTTATGCTTTTGGGTCAATACTCAACTGGTAAAACAACATTTATCAAACATCTCCTTAAAAGTAACTATCCAG GAGCCCATATTGGACCTGAGCCTACAACTGATCGGTTTGTTGCTATCATG TCTGGGCCTGACGAGAGAACCATTCCTGGAAATACTGTTGCTGTCCAAGCAGACATGCCATTTAGTGGTCTTACAAGTTTTGGCACGgcatttttgtcaaaatttgaGTGTGCTCAGATGCCTCATCCG CTACTAGACCAGATTACACTTGTGGATAGTCCTGGAGTTCTATCCGGAGAAAAGCAACGAACACAACGCTCATATGATTTTACCGGTGTAACATCTTGGTTTGCTGCCAAATGTGATTTGATACTTCTCCTGTTTGATCCTCACAAACTTGATATTAGTGATGAGTTCAAGCGGGTGATCTCATCCTTACGCGGGCATGATGACAAAGTTCGAGTCGTTTTGAACAAGGCAGACCAAGTTGATACTCAACAA TTAATGAGGGTTTATGGAGCATTAATGTGGTCACTTGGGAAGGTGCTGAATACACCTGAAGTCACACGTGTGTATATTGG CTCCTTCATCGATAAGCCTGTAAATGATGCTGCCGGTGGTCCAATCGGTAGGGAACTCTTTGAGAAAGAACAAGATGACCTTCTTTCAGACCTAAAAGATATACCAAAGATGGCCTGTGATCGAAGA ATCAATGAATTTGTAAAACGGGCACGAGCTGCCAAGATACATGCTTGCATTATCAGTCATCTTAAAAATGAGATGCCGGTTTTGATGGGCAAAGCTAAAGCTCAGGAAAGGCTTATTGATAATTTGGCTTCAGAATTTGTAAAG GTACAAAGAGAATTCCATCTACCTCCTGGAGACTTCCCAGACATTGAGCATTTCAGAGAGATATTGAGTGGTTTCAATATTGACAATTTTGAGAGATTGAAACCAAAAATGATACAAGCAGTAGATGATATGTTAGCTTATGACATTCCTAACCTCTTGAAGAATTTTAAGAGTACCTATGATTAG
- the LOC107496336 gene encoding EH domain-containing protein 1 isoform X2, whose protein sequence is MFVYMVLSRHVSKTISRSSTLLSASLRSQHLSTFSDHFQSLLPQSQSEVSPSSVTSIIDGLKKLYIQKLKPLEVTYRFNDFVFPLLTNSDFEAKPMVMLLGQYSTGKTTFIKHLLKRAHIGPEPTTDRFVAIMSGPDERTIPGNTVAVQADMPFSGLTSFGTAFLSKFECAQMPHPLLDQITLVDSPGVLSGEKQRTQRSYDFTGVTSWFAAKCDLILLLFDPHKLDISDEFKRVISSLRGHDDKVRVVLNKADQVDTQQLMRVYGALMWSLGKVLNTPEVTRVYIGSFIDKPVNDAAGGPIGRELFEKEQDDLLSDLKDIPKMACDRRINEFVKRARAAKIHACIISHLKNEMPVLMGKAKAQERLIDNLASEFVKVQREFHLPPGDFPDIEHFREILSGFNIDNFERLKPKMIQAVDDMLAYDIPNLLKNFKSTYD, encoded by the exons ATGTTCGTGTACATGGTTTTATCCCGCCACGTGTCAAAAACCATTTCTCGAAGCTCAACGCTTCTCTCTGCTTCGCTGAGGTCCCAACACTTATCCACCTTCTCCGATCACTTCCAATCCCTACTTCCCCAATCGCAGAGCGAG GTCTCACCTTCCTCTGTGACCTCAATAATTGATGGCTTGAAGAAACTCTACATCCAGAAGTTGAAGCCATTAGAAGTTACATATCGTTTTAATGATTTTGTATTCCCATTATTG ACAAATAGTGATTTTGAAGCCAAGCCAATGGTTATGCTTTTGGGTCAATACTCAACTGGTAAAACAACATTTATCAAACATCTCCTTAAAA GAGCCCATATTGGACCTGAGCCTACAACTGATCGGTTTGTTGCTATCATG TCTGGGCCTGACGAGAGAACCATTCCTGGAAATACTGTTGCTGTCCAAGCAGACATGCCATTTAGTGGTCTTACAAGTTTTGGCACGgcatttttgtcaaaatttgaGTGTGCTCAGATGCCTCATCCG CTACTAGACCAGATTACACTTGTGGATAGTCCTGGAGTTCTATCCGGAGAAAAGCAACGAACACAACGCTCATATGATTTTACCGGTGTAACATCTTGGTTTGCTGCCAAATGTGATTTGATACTTCTCCTGTTTGATCCTCACAAACTTGATATTAGTGATGAGTTCAAGCGGGTGATCTCATCCTTACGCGGGCATGATGACAAAGTTCGAGTCGTTTTGAACAAGGCAGACCAAGTTGATACTCAACAA TTAATGAGGGTTTATGGAGCATTAATGTGGTCACTTGGGAAGGTGCTGAATACACCTGAAGTCACACGTGTGTATATTGG CTCCTTCATCGATAAGCCTGTAAATGATGCTGCCGGTGGTCCAATCGGTAGGGAACTCTTTGAGAAAGAACAAGATGACCTTCTTTCAGACCTAAAAGATATACCAAAGATGGCCTGTGATCGAAGA ATCAATGAATTTGTAAAACGGGCACGAGCTGCCAAGATACATGCTTGCATTATCAGTCATCTTAAAAATGAGATGCCGGTTTTGATGGGCAAAGCTAAAGCTCAGGAAAGGCTTATTGATAATTTGGCTTCAGAATTTGTAAAG GTACAAAGAGAATTCCATCTACCTCCTGGAGACTTCCCAGACATTGAGCATTTCAGAGAGATATTGAGTGGTTTCAATATTGACAATTTTGAGAGATTGAAACCAAAAATGATACAAGCAGTAGATGATATGTTAGCTTATGACATTCCTAACCTCTTGAAGAATTTTAAGAGTACCTATGATTAG